One genomic window of Cololabis saira isolate AMF1-May2022 chromosome 3, fColSai1.1, whole genome shotgun sequence includes the following:
- the rhbg gene encoding ammonium transporter Rh type B, with amino-acid sequence MADAATNMRVKLPLTCFILEIILIILFGVLVQYDHETDAKAWHDRNTTHHSSEYDNDFYYRYPSFQDVHVMIFVGFGFLMTFLQRYGFSSVGFNFLIAALALQWATLMQGFFHGMHGGKIHIGVESMINADFCTGSVLISFGAVLGKTSPVQLLVMAMFEVTLFAVNEFILLTLLGTRDAGGSMTIHTFGAYFGLMVTRVLFRPNLDKSKHKNCSVYHSDLFAMIGTLYLWMFWPSFNSAITAHGDDQHRTAMNTYYSLAACTLSSYAMSALTAHDGKLDMVHIQNAALAGGVAAGTAGEMMLTPFGSMIVGFLAGIISVLGFKYLSPVLESKLKIQDTCGVHNLHGMPGILGAIVGAVTAALATRDIYGNGLEDVFPDVAEGRPAATQGGIQALSLAITLGIALLGGLIVGFILKLPMFGAPSDSACFEDSIYWEVPGEEESHEEQLTAVRTEEAEKLNA; translated from the exons ATGGCAGACGCAGCAACCAACATGAGGGTGAAGCTGCCGCTCACCTGCTTCATCCTGGagatcatcctcatcatcctttTTGGTGTGCTGGTGCAGTACGACCACGAGACAGATGCAAAGGCATGGCATGACAGGAATACAACTCACCATTCTTCTGAATATGACAATGACTTCTACTACCGCTATCCAA GTTTCCAGGATGTGCATGTGATGATCTTCGTTGGTTTCGGCTTCCTCATGACCTTCCTTCAGCGCTACGGCTTCAGCAGCGTGGGCTTCAACTTCCTCATCGCAGCTCTCGCCCTGCAGTGGGCCACGCTGATGCAGGGTTTCTTCCACGGCATGCACGGAGGGAAGATCCATATTGGGGTGGAGAG tatgatCAATGCTGACTTCTGTACCGGTTCTGTGCTGATCTCATTCGGGGCTGTTCTGGGTAAAACCAGCCCCGTCCAGCTGCTGGTCATGGCCATGTTTGAGGTCACACTGTTTGCTGTCAATGAGTTCATTTTGCTGACCCTTCTCGGC ACCAGGGATGCTGGAGGCTCCATGACCATCCACACTTTTGGAGCCTACTTTGGCTTGATGGTGACTCGAGTCTTGTTCCGGCCCAACTTGGACAAGAGCAAACACAAGAACTGCTCCGTTTACCACTCTGACCTGTTCGCCATGATTG GTACCCTTTACCTGTGGATGTTCTGGCCCAGCTTCAACTCAGCCATCACAGCTCATGGAGACGACCAGCACCGCACAGCCATGAACACCTACTACTCCCTGGCCGCCTGCACCCTCTCCTCCTACGCCATGTCTGCCCTCACAGCTCACGACGGCAAGCTGGACATG GTCCACATTCAAAATGCTGCCCTGGCTGGAGGAGTGGCCGCAGGAACGGCTGGTGAAATGATGCTGACGCCTTTCGGCTCCATGATCGTCGGTTTCTTGGCCGGCATCATCTCTGTTCTGGGATTCAAGTACCTCTCA CCCGTCCTGGAGTCAAAGCTGAAAATCCAAGACACCTGCGGGGTTCACAACCTGCACGGCATGCCCGGGATCCTGGGAGCCATCGTGGGAGCCGTCACTGCTGCCCTGGCAACCAGGGACATTTATGGAAATGG TTTGGAAGACGTTTTCCCTGACGTAGCAGAAGGTCGACCTGCAGCCACACAAGGAGGGATTCAGGCTCTGTCTCTTGCCATCACGCTGGGCATCGCTCTGCTGGGAGGGCTGATCGTTG GTTTCATTTTGAAGCTGCCCATGTTTGGAGCACCGAGTGACAGCGCCTGCTTTGAGGACAGCATCTACTGGGAG